A single Trypanosoma brucei gambiense DAL972 chromosome 9, complete sequence DNA region contains:
- a CDS encoding RNA pseudouridylate synthase protein, putative has translation MGSLCLCLDLHSPIIFINHKGCNVNMSVGKVAMVGGGGRVTVPRKYFRAAVRGLQHVPWWCQSDARTSATGKHPLDEALKCAATFQSRSLKQWENALSVSSPYRNTDHLAAGKAVVTAPGTTITLQSLADYDGGEAEDQQESHEVSAAFVEKQQAKLHAMLQQWVAYCAFHCTRAEFAARQSLVAQRLLLSPLGVLPSSAHHQVGSARLERTLRRRGARAYVDLLVHHQLPMQQKQEWDVLCSVWSSVGEGLRRQGLTASSAASVVRLPFTQEAVDEPSWERSLAVLSWAMHFKGGNQFHIPSSDIAIVLHQYIQSLEDRVQGPNPQQMPVTEEQAVIQQLQQWWNSAREAEQRDAGLAAACGLDRTAFNSIHVEGRKVTLCLSDKELSKSTAAYAELLLQGRWEDVLEHIRLVATNVASGPFSRDRGADRRQGDDLSNQRAAAAGDCDDGEGKEEIALITDGGFGDVFFSIGSNVTSCDSSTTDALVALFNTPRPVFLKSKVWARSSSSPLGKPPREYLLALETPLETVLLQKPPVVGLRTRAFATRSDGGTSGIGLMGKVSCSDCSDKQLQESGECLRATSAALVELRRKLWILRQLPRHLSRSLVRFEGAGSFMVPYLLRCPAKELLPWFLLSKVASAHSRHQNQEKLEEAFRDTRLHVLYTLFLPHAHYAAFQEYCADLLLQVGSLIVPLDVLRVAVRVLLQPPSFDHFYDVLQGRRLPVEVDCRHLWSRSVESSLVERESDCSTSLTPSCLSLLKELQSDAAKRQAFFVCKSHSARNYHLSTWIESCSKVETLSGLIGIIAREVNLYGPPLLSPEAAAALLTAIVIPHIGERGGAKYEGCEQASEIGNDTLRMLGVAYFVLPSDKAFGAAPYFKGTYNEKYIIDDGFEWTTDWDGAEALLVGRSLRRVTKYPTTTTESFFRVECCSTQQMVTYRVPKLRLRLMKVDLAEAIQYFECGVKRITQDEGANDKIYGETVVGLAGRPAVVAYHLPFGVAAVDKPAGMSTTLHVGHPHLLDFLAGNLPWKGPSAPVLFQHGLVNRIDLGTSGLVLVADTEASLEEARRASIVERCVEKVYRALVLHCPPPISRIDTSECWYLNPCGIIMCDVLANGADFSLQIAAYNSSKGGALPVGAMDRRSATTTYRVLQYFPRSGVYYLEIHLHTGRRHQIRQHFARLCHPLLGDGRYSRRAQVVGEEFGLQRPALHAVRVTLTPQHGASAKPRGGVVAPRVGDADYDEYCGNGGGKTVVECPVPEDMRLTLKMLREREDPVGLGA, from the coding sequence ATGGGTTCcctgtgtttgtgtcttGATTTGCATTCCCCTATCATTTTTATTAACCACAAAGGCTGTAACGTAAACATGTCAGTCGGCAAGGTCGCTATGGTGGGTGGCGGTGGAAGAGTTACTGTTCCGCGAAAATACTTCCGCGCCGCGGTTCGTGGTCTTCAGCACGTCCCGTGGTGGTGTCAAAGCGACGCACGGACCTCAGCCACCGGTAAGCATCCGCTAGACGAAGCTCTGAAGTGTGCGGCAACTTTTCAGAGCAGATCATTGAAGCAGTGGGAAAATGCATTGTCTGTTTCCAGTCCTTACCGAAACACCGACCACCTTGCGGCAGGTAAAGCGGTAGTAACAGCACCCGGCACTACCATAACTCTGCAGAGCCTCGCTGATTATGACGGTGGCGAAGCGGAGGACCAGCAGGAGTCGCACGAGGTGTCTGCGGCGTTTGTTGAAAAACAGCAGGCAAAGTTGCACGCCATGTTACAGCAATGGGTCGCCTACTGTGCATTCCACTGTACACGCGCGGAGTTCGCTGCGAGGCAGTCGCTCGTGGCACAGCGACTTCTTCTCTCCCCTCTGGGAGTCTTGCCATCAAGTGCGCACCACCAAGTGGGTTCGGCTCGTTTGGAGAGGACTTTGCGGCGCCGTGGGGCCCGCGCTTACGTTGATTTGCTCGTTCACCACCAGCTACccatgcagcaaaagcaagaaTGGGATGTATTGTGCTCGGTTTGGTCCTCCGTGGGGGAAGGACTCCGACGTCAGGGCCTCACCGCCTCTTCAGCAGCTTCCGTTGTAAGACTCCCCTTTACCCAAGAAGCAGTTGATGAACCGTCGTGGGAAAGAAGTTTGGCTGTATTATCGTGGGCAATGCActttaaagggggaaatcaGTTCCATATACCCTCTTCTGACATTGCCATTGTTCTCCATCAGTACATCCAGAGCTTGGAGGATCGCGTGCAAGGGCCCAACCCTCAACAAATGCCCGTCACAGAGGAACAGGCCGTTATTCAGCAGCTTCAGCAGTGGTGGAACTCTGCGAGGGAAGCTGAGCAGCGCGACGCAGGGTTGGCGGCGGCATGTGGATTAGACCGTACGGCTTTTAACTCAATCCATGTGGAAGGCCGGAAGGTAACCCTCTGTTTATCTGACAAGGAGTTGTCGAAAAGCACTGCTGCGTACGCAGAGTTGCTGTTGCAGGGAAGGTGGGAGGACGTTCTTGAGCACATTCGACTCGTGGCCACCAATGTCGCTTCCGGTCCTTTCAGTCGCGATAGAGGCGCGGATAGAAGGCAAGGTGACGATTTATCCAACCAGCGAGCGGCTGCTGCAGGTGATTGTGACGATGgcgaagggaaggaggagattGCACTGATTACGGACGGCGGTTTTGGTGATGTTTTCTTCAGCATTGGATCGAACGTAACTTCGTGTGACTCGTCAACTACGGATGCGCTTGTCGCGTTGTTTAACACCCCACGTCCTGTATTTCTGAAAAGCAAAGTATGGGCCCGGTCGTCTTCTTCCCCGCTGGGAAAACCACCGCGTGAGTACCTTCTAGCATTGGAGACACCACTTGAGACGGTGTTGCTCCAAAAGCCTCCAGTGGTTGGGCTTCGGACCCGTGCTTTTGCTACACGGAGTGACGGGGGCACAAGTGGGATAGGATTAATGGGTAAAGTGAGTTGCAGTGATTGTTCGGATAAGCAGTTGCAAGAGAGTGGGGAATGTTTAAGGGCGACATCTGCCGCGCTGGTTGAGCTGCGTCGCAAGTTATGGATACTAAGGCAACTTCCCCGGCATCTTTCGCGTTCATTAGTCCGCTTTGAGGGTGCTGGTTCCTTCATGGTGCCTTATCTATTGCGGTGCCCCGCAAAGGAGCTCCTCCCTTGGTTTCTGCTTAGCAAAGTTGCCTCAGCACATTCCAGGCATCAGAACCAAGAGAAACTTGAGGAAGCTTTCCGTGACACCCGCTTGCATGTCCTTTATACACTTTTCTTACCGCACGCTCATTACGCTGCGTTTCAAGAATACTGTGCAGACCTACTCCTGCAGGTGGGAAGTTTGATTGTACCACTAGATGTTCTTCGAGTGGCAGTACGAGTTCTTCTTCAACCTCCGTCGTTCGACCACTTCTACGATGTGTTGCAGGGTCGCCGTCTTCCAGTGGAAGTTGACTGCCGCCATTTATGGTCGCGTTCGGTGGAGTCGTCACTTGTAGAGCGAGAGTCTGATTGCTCCACTTCACTGACGCCTTCGTGTTTGAGTCTTTTAAAAGAGTTACAGAGCGACGCTGCCAAGCGGCAGGCGTTCTTCGTTTGCAAGTCGCATAGCGCGCGTAACTACCACCTTTCTACTTGGATTGAAAGCTGCAGTAAAGTGGAGACGCTATCTGGACTTATAGGAATTATTGCCCGGGAGGTTAATCTTTATGGGCCGCCACTTCTGTCTCCAGAGGCTGCCGCTGCGTTGCTGACCGCCATTGTCATTCCCCATATTGGTGAAAGAGGGGGTGCGAAGTATGAAGGCTGTGAACAAGCGTCAGAAATCGGTAATGACACGTTGCGCATGCTAGGAGTTGCATACTTTGTACTACCCAGTGATAAGGCTTTTGGTGCCGCTCCGTACTTTAAGGGAACTTACAATGAGAAGTACATAATCGATGACGGGTTTGAGTGGACAACCGACTGGGATGGTGCTGAAGCACTCCTTGTCGGTCGATCTCTTCGCCGGGTCACTAAATACCCtaccacaacaacagaatcGTTCTTCCGTGTAGAGTGCTGCTCCACTCAGCAGATGGTAACATACCGCGTGCCAAAGCTTCGCTTGCGACTTATGAAGGTTGACCTTGCTGAGGCAATACAATACTTTGAGTGCGGAGTCAAGCGAATCACGCAGGACGAAGGCGCAAACGACAAAATATATGGAGAAACGGTGGTGGGCCTGGCGGGGAGACCCGCAGTTGTGGCGTACCACTTGCCTTTTGGCGTTGCAGCGGTTGACAAACCTGCGGGTATGAGCACCACCCTTCATGTGGGGCACCCTCACTTGCTCGATTTTTTGGCAGGGAACCTCCCGTGGAAAGGACCTAGTGCGCCCGTGCTGTTTCAGCATGGACTTGTTAACCGTATCGACTTGGGTACTAGTGGATTAGTGCTCGTTGCGGATACAGAAGCCTCGCTTGAGGAGGCTCGCCGTGCGAGTATTGTGGAGCGTTGCGTGGAAAAGGTTTACCGGGCGCTTGTTTTGCATTGTCCCCCACCGATCTCCCGCATAGATACGTCAGAGTGTTGGTACCTTAATCCATGTGGGATCATAATGTGCGACGTCCTTGCAAATGGCGCCGACTTTTCTCTTCAGATCGCTGCGTACAATTCCTCGAAGGGAGGCGCCTTGCCTGTAGGGGCGATGGATCGGCGATCAGCCACAACAACATATCGTGTATTGCAGTACTTTCCGAGGAGTGGCGTCTATTACTTGGAAATTCATCTACACACGGGACGTCGTCACCAGATCCGGCAGCACTTTGCTCGGCTATGTCATCCATTGTTGGGTGACGGCCGTTACAGTCGGCGAGCGCAGGTAGTGGGGGAGGAATTCGGTTTGCAGCGGCCTGCACTCCATGCAGTCCGTGTTACACTTACCCCACAACATGGAGCATCTGCCAAACCACGGGGCGGCGTCGTGGCTCCGCGTGTGGGTGATGCCGATTACGATGAATATTGCGGCaacggagggggaaagacCGTAGTGGAGTGCCCAGTTCCGGAGGACATGCGGCTGACTCTAAAAATGTTGCGGGAGCGTGAGGACCCGGTAGGGTTGGGTGCTTAA
- a CDS encoding exosome complex exonuclease RRP40, putative, with product MSETNPVVRGAVGVHELAPLCSHVCLPGESVLLLEPTAVVTLGSGLHPLQQDGSDDRKESFETSGEEGSTVVVSEFCGPVLRTAGPNHTQLYKLNGPAARRYMYAARDPVVAIVMKKNASYYSCYTGAASLAVLDALGFDGATKTNKPRLQEGDVVYAFVKGNADASSLDTKFDDGRVVVSSSDEVELSCMAAEVGLVARDWTSAEAVFGPLVGGTVVRVALPYARSLIDGPASRLLALLGDRVPYDVCVGVNGLVWVRGHPSAADPTAAARRTVAVAACVVEAQDAATLEEMEAHVRGYFPKE from the coding sequence ATGAGTGAAACAAACCCAGTAGTGAGAGGTGCCGTTGGTGTACATGAACTTGCACCACTCTGTTCTCACGTTTGTTTGCCAGGGGAATCGGTGCTACTGCTGGAACCCACGGCTGTCGTGACCCTTGGTAGTGGTCTTCATCCACTCCAACAAGATGGCAGTGATGACCGTAAGGAGAGTTTTGAAACCTCAGGTGAAGAAGGAAGCACTGTTGTGGTTTCCGAGTTTTGTGGACCTGTGTTGCGCACCGCGGGGCCAAATCACACACAGCTATACAAACTCAATGGACCGGCGGCACGTCGCTACATGTACGCAGCCAGGGACCCCGTAGTGGCAATTGTAATGAAGAAGAACGCGAGTTATTACTCGTGCTATACTGGTGCTGCATCGTTGGCTGTGCTTGACGCTCTTGGCTTTGATGGTGccacgaaaacaaacaaacctcGATTACAAGAGGGTGACGTTGTTTATGCCTTTGTGAAAGGGAACGCTGATGCCTCATCCCTTGATACAAAGTTTGATGATGGTCGTGTGGTGGTTTCCTCCAGTGACGAGGTGGAACTAAGTTGCATGGCTGCTGAGGTCGGTTTAGTGGCGCGGGACTGGACCTCAGCAGAGGCAGTCTTTGGCCCGCTTGTGGGTGGCACAGTTGTTCGTGTCGCGTTACCTTATGCGCGCAGTCTTATCGACGGCCCTGCTTCGCGGTTGCTTGCACTGTTGGGAGATCGCGTGCCGTACGATGTGTGTGTTGGAGTCAACGGTCTCGTCTGGGTGCGAGGGCATCCCAGTGCTGCTGACCCCACGGCAGCCGCCCGCCGTACTGTTGCTGTGGCGGCGTGTGTAGTTGAGGCGCAGGATGCCGCGACACTGGAGGAGATGGAAGCCCACGTACGCGGTTATTTTCCCAAGGAGTAA